In one Culex quinquefasciatus strain JHB chromosome 2, VPISU_Cqui_1.0_pri_paternal, whole genome shotgun sequence genomic region, the following are encoded:
- the LOC6038920 gene encoding iron-sulfur protein NUBPL, which yields MFLAKLFNKSDLLRTFSTNTQCLHPKADPRQAELMARSLPKRAPLEGVRDVVVVSSGKGGVGKTTTAVNLAVTLAGQGQNVGLLDGDIFGPSVPLMMNVAEVPLVDDRNRMVPPVNYGVKCLSMGLLVESGPVVWRGPLVMSAIQRLLKGAVWGPLDILVVDTPPGTGDVHLTLSQHVPLSGVLLVSTPQKAALEVTRKGAEMYRTLNVPLIGLVENMSHVICDNCEHKIELARNSTQEMASELGVQVLERIPIEREGMHCGDAGTPFCLKFPESKFAQSYQSIARKVIQFLANKREQS from the exons ATGTTTTTAGcaaaacttttcaataaaagtgATCTTTTAAGAACATTTTCCACAAATACG CAATGCCTCCACCCGAAAGCCGACCCGCGCCAGGCCGAACTGATGGCGCGTAGCCTGCCGAAGCGGGCCCCACTTGAGGGCGTGCGCGACGTTGTGGTCGTTTCCTCGGGGAAGGGCGGCGTCGGCAAGACCACTACCGCCGTCAACCTGGCCGTTACGCTGGCCGGCCAGGGCCAGAACGTGGGCCTGCTGGACGGGGACATCTTCGGGCCGTCGGTTCCGCTGATGATGAACGTGGCCGAGGTTCCACTGGTGGACGACCGAAACCGGATGGTGCCGCCGGTTAATTACGGGGTGAAATG CTTGTCCATGGGATTGCTGGTCGAATCCGGTCCGGTGGTTTGGCGCGGACCGCTGGTCATGTCCGCCATCCAACGACTTCTCAAGGGAGCTGTTTGGGGCCCGTTGGACATCCTGGTGGTGGACACTCCTCCCGGAACGGGTGACGTTCATCTTACGCTTAGCCAGCACGTCCCACTCTCCGGAGTCTTACTAGTCAGCACGCCTCAAAAGGCGGCCCTCGAGGTCACCCGGAAGGGTGCGGAAATGTACCGAACGCTGAACGTGCCACTGATTGGCCTCGTTGAAAATATGAGCCACGTAATCTGTGATAACTGCGAGCATAAAATCGAACTGGCCCGGAATTCCACCCAGGAAATGGCCTCGGAGTTGGGCGTGCAAGTGCTCGAGCGGATCCCAATCGAGCGGGAGGGAATGCACTGTGGCGACGCGGGAACGCCGTTCTGTTTGAAATTCCCCGAGTCAAAGTTTGCCCAATCGTACCAAAGCATAGCAAGGAAGGTGATACAATTCTTGGCGAATAAAAGGGAGCAAAgttaa
- the LOC6038919 gene encoding uncharacterized protein LOC6038919 translates to MDNQFWFNKTQLNEMGQLLSNLKFLSYCLGSNPEHVDLTFLSSMPKLEILSLDGRTINNNSKLPNCRPNLRELYLEEIFFQDNSFQMCLEKMPNIQAIHIDGCSMDSWAHFLKVLGTLKHPRELKLHNMFPKETTRCYFDDLTALKSLILFSCKMSPDLLATLLSRCPSLHKLHMTHVKDALNDDVRRVICWKLPRLVELRVTMYIEVEGVERTSRIRVVFDSLEQLKSAV, encoded by the exons ATGGATAATCAATTTTGGTTTAACAAAACG cAACTGAACGAGATGGGCCAGCTACTGTCTAATCTAAAGTTTCTGTCGTATTGTTTGGGTTCAAACCCCGAGCAcgtggatctcacatttttGTCAAGCATGCCCAAACTGGAGATCCTATCACTTGATGGCCGAACCATAAACAACAATTCCAAATTACCCAACTGTCGTCCGAACTTGAGGGAATTGTACCTGGAAGAGATATTTTTTCAAGACAACagttttcaaatgtgtcttgaaaaaatgccaaacattCAAGCGATACACATTGACGGCTGTTCAATGGATAGTTGGGCGCATTTCCTGAAAGTGCTAGGAACCCTGAAACACCCGCGAGAGCTAAAGCTGCACAACATGTTCCCCAAAGAAACGACGCGTTGCTACTTTGACGATCTGACCGCCCTGAAATCACTCATACTATTCAGTTGCAAAATGTCCCCGGATCTGCTGGCCACTCTGTTGAGTCGGTGCCCTAGCCTGCATAAACTTCACATGACGCACGTGAAGGACGCCTTGAACGATGATGTACGGCGAGTAATCTGCTGGAAGCTGCCGCGACTGGTCGAGCTGAGGGTGACCATGTACATTGAAGTTGAGGGAGTGGAACGGACATCGCGTATCCGTGTTGTTTTCGACTCGTTGGAACAGCTGAAGAGTGCAGTGTAA